From Bradyrhizobium sp. NDS-1, the proteins below share one genomic window:
- a CDS encoding MAPEG family protein gives MSVQMVLLPVFVQIGLTFALLIGMVLARRKTLVAGETKIRDIALGEPNWPKGATQIANCYRNQFELPVLFYVLIALALPLRRADLFIVLMSWVFVVTRFAHAGVFVSSNDLGRRSMVWLAGVLVLLAMWIYFALKLLLLI, from the coding sequence ATGTCCGTTCAAATGGTCTTGCTGCCGGTCTTCGTCCAGATCGGGCTCACCTTCGCGCTTCTGATCGGCATGGTGCTCGCACGCCGCAAGACGCTGGTCGCAGGCGAGACGAAGATCCGCGACATTGCGCTGGGCGAGCCGAACTGGCCCAAGGGCGCCACACAAATCGCCAATTGCTACCGCAACCAGTTCGAGCTGCCGGTGCTGTTCTATGTCCTGATCGCGCTGGCCTTGCCGCTGCGCCGCGCCGATCTCTTCATCGTGCTGATGTCCTGGGTGTTCGTGGTGACGCGCTTTGCCCATGCCGGGGTCTTCGTCTCCTCCAACGATCTCGGCCGGCGCTCCATGGTCTGGCTCGCCGGCGTGCTCGTGCTGCTGGCGATGTGGATCTACTTCGCCCTGAAGCTCTTGTTGCTGATCTAG
- a CDS encoding MFS transporter, producing MVDKQRVIPLIVATALFMENMDSTVIATSLPAIAADIGTSPLTLKLAITSYLLSLAVFIPASGWTADRFGARMVFAVAVGVFMVGSVGCALSTSVTDFVFARILQGMGGAMMTPVGRLVLLRSVDKSALVNAMAWVTVPALIGPVIGPPLGGFITTYASWHWIFLINIPIGLLGIFMALRFIDPIKSETQEPFDLYGMVLAGIGLAGIAFGLSVAGLNLLPWSTVAALVVGGAISMTLYVLHARRTGSPVLDFSLLKLPTLRAAVFGGFLFRLGIGALPFLLPLLMQIGFGLSPFHSGLVTFASSLGAMGMKTLAARIIRTFGFRNLMTVNALVSAFFLGVCALFTVTTPLLIIMVILVVGGFFRSLEFTAINTVAYADVETAQMSRATTLVSVNQQLAVSAGVAVGAACVETTMWFSHASEINATVFAPAFIVVALTSAASSWFFWQMPADAGNEISGRKAVEIASRKGAGKGAEKAAVKAASEDTQDVRDQRLG from the coding sequence ATGGTCGATAAGCAACGCGTCATCCCGCTGATCGTGGCCACCGCGCTCTTCATGGAGAACATGGACTCCACGGTGATCGCCACTTCGCTGCCGGCGATCGCGGCCGACATCGGCACAAGTCCGCTGACGCTCAAGCTCGCAATCACGTCCTACCTGCTGTCGCTCGCGGTGTTCATCCCGGCGAGCGGCTGGACCGCCGACCGCTTCGGCGCGCGGATGGTGTTCGCGGTCGCGGTGGGCGTGTTCATGGTCGGCTCGGTCGGCTGCGCGCTCTCCACCTCGGTCACCGATTTCGTGTTCGCGCGCATCCTGCAAGGCATGGGCGGGGCGATGATGACGCCGGTCGGGCGCCTCGTGCTGCTGCGCTCGGTCGACAAGAGCGCCCTGGTCAATGCGATGGCGTGGGTCACAGTCCCTGCCCTGATCGGCCCCGTGATCGGCCCGCCGCTCGGCGGCTTCATCACCACCTACGCGTCCTGGCACTGGATCTTTCTGATCAACATCCCGATCGGGCTGCTCGGCATCTTCATGGCGCTGCGCTTCATCGATCCCATCAAGAGCGAGACGCAGGAGCCGTTCGATCTCTACGGCATGGTGCTCGCTGGGATCGGGCTTGCCGGCATCGCGTTCGGACTCTCCGTTGCCGGACTGAACCTTCTGCCGTGGAGCACGGTCGCCGCCCTGGTCGTGGGTGGCGCGATCTCCATGACACTCTATGTCCTGCACGCCCGGCGCACGGGCTCGCCGGTGCTCGATTTCTCGCTTCTGAAGCTGCCGACGCTGCGCGCGGCCGTGTTCGGCGGCTTCCTGTTCCGCCTCGGCATCGGCGCACTGCCCTTCCTGCTGCCGCTCTTGATGCAGATCGGCTTCGGCCTGTCGCCGTTCCATTCGGGCCTCGTCACCTTCGCCTCCTCGCTCGGTGCCATGGGCATGAAGACGCTGGCGGCGCGCATCATCCGTACCTTCGGCTTCCGCAATCTGATGACGGTGAACGCGCTCGTCAGCGCGTTCTTCCTCGGCGTCTGCGCGCTGTTCACGGTGACGACGCCGCTGCTCATCATCATGGTCATCCTGGTGGTCGGCGGCTTCTTCCGCTCGCTCGAGTTCACCGCGATCAACACGGTCGCCTACGCCGACGTCGAGACCGCGCAGATGAGCCGCGCCACCACGCTCGTCAGCGTCAACCAGCAACTGGCGGTCTCGGCCGGCGTCGCGGTCGGCGCGGCCTGCGTGGAAACGACGATGTGGTTCAGCCATGCCAGCGAGATCAATGCCACCGTGTTCGCGCCCGCCTTCATCGTGGTCGCGCTGACCTCGGCGGCGTCGAGCTGGTTCTTCTGGCAGATGCCCGCTGACGCCGGAAACGAGATCTCCGGCCGCAAGGCCGTGGAAATCGCGAGCCGCAAGGGCGCCGGCAAGGGTGCCGAGAAGGCGGCCGTCAAGGCGGCGAGCGAGGATACGCAGGACGTGCGGGACCAGCGGCTGGGGTAG
- the guaB gene encoding IMP dehydrogenase, translated as MATVQPGIREAFTFDDVLLKPGLSDVMPGEVDIRSRVTRAIPLNIPIMASAMDTVTESRMAIAMAQAGGLGVIHRNFDPEGQAAQVRQVKRYESGMVVNPLTISPEASLDDALKLMSDHGISGIPVVTGAGKNIPGKLVGILTNRDVRFATDRRQKVSELMTHEGLVTVRENVSQDEARRMLHQHRIEKLLVVDEQYRCVGLITVKDMEKAVAHPLACKDAQGRLRVAAATTVGDTGFERTERLIDAGVDLVVVDTAHGHSRHVLHAVNRIKRLSNSVQVVAGNVATTEGAQALIDAGADCIKVGIGPGSICTTRIVAGVGVPQLTAIMDAVEAAKKADIPVIADGGIKFSGDLAKALAAGADIAMVGSLLAGTDETPGEVFLWQGRSYKAYRGMGSVGAMARGSADRYFQQDIKDTLKLVPEGIEGQVPYKGPVGNVMHQLAGGLRAAMGYVGAKDMKELHEKANFVRITGAGLRESHVHDVTITRESPNYPGAS; from the coding sequence ATGGCCACGGTACAACCAGGCATTCGCGAAGCCTTTACGTTCGACGACGTGCTGTTGAAGCCGGGCCTGTCGGACGTCATGCCGGGCGAGGTCGATATCCGCTCCCGCGTCACCCGCGCCATTCCGCTCAACATCCCGATCATGGCCTCAGCCATGGACACCGTCACCGAATCCCGCATGGCGATCGCCATGGCGCAGGCCGGCGGCCTCGGCGTCATCCACCGCAATTTCGATCCCGAAGGGCAGGCCGCCCAGGTGCGGCAGGTCAAGCGCTACGAGTCGGGCATGGTGGTGAATCCGCTGACCATCAGCCCCGAGGCCTCGCTCGACGATGCGCTCAAGCTGATGAGCGATCACGGCATCTCCGGCATTCCCGTCGTCACCGGCGCCGGCAAGAACATTCCGGGCAAGCTGGTCGGCATCCTCACCAATCGCGACGTGCGCTTTGCCACCGACCGCCGGCAAAAAGTCTCCGAGCTGATGACGCATGAAGGCCTCGTCACGGTGCGCGAGAATGTCAGCCAGGACGAGGCGCGGCGGATGCTGCACCAGCATCGCATCGAGAAGCTGCTCGTGGTCGACGAGCAATATCGCTGCGTCGGCCTGATCACCGTCAAGGACATGGAGAAGGCGGTCGCCCATCCGCTCGCCTGCAAGGATGCGCAGGGGCGCCTGCGCGTCGCCGCCGCAACCACCGTCGGCGACACCGGCTTCGAGCGTACCGAGCGGCTGATCGATGCCGGCGTCGATCTCGTCGTCGTCGACACCGCGCACGGCCATTCCCGGCACGTGCTGCATGCGGTGAACCGCATCAAGCGTCTCTCCAATTCCGTGCAGGTCGTTGCCGGCAACGTCGCCACCACCGAAGGCGCACAGGCGCTGATCGACGCGGGCGCGGACTGCATCAAGGTCGGCATCGGCCCGGGCTCGATCTGCACCACGCGCATCGTCGCCGGCGTCGGCGTGCCGCAGCTCACCGCGATCATGGATGCGGTGGAAGCCGCGAAGAAGGCCGATATCCCCGTCATCGCCGACGGCGGCATCAAGTTCTCCGGCGACCTTGCCAAAGCGCTCGCCGCCGGTGCCGACATCGCGATGGTCGGCTCGCTGCTCGCCGGCACCGACGAGACACCCGGCGAAGTCTTCCTGTGGCAGGGCCGTTCCTACAAGGCCTATCGCGGCATGGGCTCGGTCGGCGCGATGGCGCGCGGCTCTGCCGACCGCTACTTCCAGCAGGACATCAAGGACACGCTCAAGCTCGTGCCCGAAGGCATCGAGGGCCAGGTGCCCTACAAGGGTCCTGTCGGCAACGTCATGCACCAGCTTGCCGGCGGCCTCCGTGCCGCGATGGGCTATGTCGGCGCAAAGGACATGAAGGAGCTGCACGAGAAGGCGAATTTCGTCCGCATCACCGGCGCCGGCCTGCGCGAAAGCCACGTCCACGACGTGACGATTACGCGCGAGAGCCCGAATTACCCGGGCGCGAGCTAG
- a CDS encoding RlmE family RNA methyltransferase, which yields MAKDTTGRLHVQVKTKVKTGGKRKLSSKLWLERQLNDPYVVKAKAAGYRSRAAFKLLEIDDKFRFLKPGLAVVDLGAAPGGWSQIAAKRVGSTEGKGKVVAIDLLEMPEIPGVDFAQLDFMDNDAPEKLTAMLGGGADIVMSDMAANTTGHRKTDQLRIVGLVETAAAFACDVLKPGGTFLAKTFQSGADADLLAQLKRDFATVRHVKPAASRQDSSERYVLATGFRGGAQE from the coding sequence ATGGCCAAGGACACCACCGGCCGCTTGCACGTCCAAGTCAAGACCAAGGTCAAGACCGGCGGCAAGCGCAAATTGTCGTCGAAGCTCTGGCTGGAGCGGCAGCTCAACGATCCCTATGTCGTCAAAGCGAAGGCGGCCGGATACCGCTCCCGCGCGGCGTTCAAGCTGCTCGAGATCGACGACAAGTTCCGGTTTCTCAAGCCCGGCTTGGCCGTGGTCGATCTCGGCGCGGCGCCCGGCGGCTGGAGCCAGATCGCCGCCAAGCGCGTCGGCTCCACGGAAGGCAAGGGCAAGGTCGTCGCGATCGATCTGTTGGAGATGCCTGAGATTCCCGGCGTCGATTTCGCCCAGCTCGATTTCATGGACAATGACGCGCCCGAAAAGCTCACCGCGATGCTGGGCGGCGGGGCCGACATCGTGATGTCCGACATGGCCGCCAACACCACCGGCCACCGCAAGACCGACCAGCTCCGCATCGTCGGCCTCGTCGAGACCGCGGCGGCCTTTGCCTGCGACGTGCTCAAGCCCGGCGGCACGTTTCTGGCCAAAACGTTTCAGAGCGGCGCCGACGCCGATCTGCTCGCCCAGCTCAAGCGCGACTTCGCCACGGTGCGGCATGTGAAGCCCGCGGCAAGCCGGCAGGATTCCTCGGAGCGCTACGTGCTGGCGACGGGGTTTCGGGGCGGGGCACAGGAGTAG
- a CDS encoding Ppx/GppA phosphatase family protein, giving the protein MNDHTRLRDGHVSQHGPHGELEGSMAAVALATEPSVPAQAPGTGIYAALDLGTNNCRLLIACPTQDGFRVVDSFSRIIRLGEGVSATGCISEAAIERAIAALSICRDKINLRKARRLRLIATEACRAASNAEGFRSRVAAETGIELEVIDRETEAALAVLGCSPLVDPRGRGAILFDIGGGSTELVRIERDAENPEPRIKAWMSIPYGVVTLAEQFGGRDVTPEIYAAMEQAVANHVAPFAEEHGGDLADMHLLGTSGTVTTLAGIHLNLARYDRRRIDSIWMDDSDITATINKLLGMSYEERAGNNCISVERADLVLAGCAILDAIRRAFPLPRLRVADRGLREGMLVEMMREDGALRSW; this is encoded by the coding sequence ATGAATGACCACACGCGGCTCCGCGACGGCCATGTAAGCCAACATGGGCCGCACGGTGAGCTGGAGGGGTCGATGGCGGCGGTGGCTTTGGCCACCGAACCTTCCGTCCCCGCACAGGCGCCGGGAACCGGCATCTATGCGGCGCTGGACCTCGGGACCAACAATTGCAGGCTGCTGATCGCCTGTCCGACCCAGGACGGCTTTCGCGTCGTCGATTCCTTCTCGCGCATCATCCGGCTTGGGGAAGGTGTCTCGGCGACAGGGTGCATCAGCGAGGCCGCGATCGAGCGCGCCATCGCCGCGCTCAGCATCTGCCGCGACAAGATCAACTTGCGGAAAGCGCGCCGGCTCCGGCTGATCGCAACCGAGGCCTGCCGCGCGGCCTCGAATGCGGAGGGCTTCCGCAGCCGCGTCGCGGCCGAGACCGGCATCGAGCTCGAGGTGATCGACCGCGAGACCGAGGCCGCGCTCGCCGTGCTCGGCTGCTCGCCGCTGGTCGACCCCAGGGGGCGCGGCGCGATCCTGTTCGACATCGGCGGCGGCTCGACCGAGCTGGTGCGGATCGAGCGCGACGCGGAGAATCCGGAGCCGCGCATCAAGGCCTGGATGTCGATTCCCTATGGTGTGGTCACGCTCGCCGAGCAGTTCGGCGGCCGCGACGTGACGCCGGAGATCTATGCTGCGATGGAGCAGGCGGTCGCAAACCATGTCGCGCCGTTCGCGGAAGAACATGGCGGCGATCTCGCCGACATGCACCTGCTGGGCACATCAGGCACGGTGACGACGCTCGCCGGTATCCATCTCAACCTCGCGCGCTACGACCGCCGCCGCATCGACAGCATCTGGATGGACGATTCCGACATCACCGCGACCATCAACAAGCTGCTCGGCATGAGCTACGAGGAGCGCGCCGGCAACAACTGCATCAGCGTCGAGCGCGCCGATCTCGTGCTCGCCGGCTGCGCCATCCTCGATGCCATCCGCCGCGCCTTTCCGCTGCCGCGCCTGCGCGTCGCCGACCGGGGCCTGCGCGAAGGCATGCTGGTCGAGATGATGCGCGAGGACGGCGCGCTCAGGAGCTGGTGA
- a CDS encoding NADP-dependent oxidoreductase — translation MSQAKRIVLAARPVGEPKPSDFRLEEFAVPTPGPGEVLLRTIWLSLDPYMRGRMSEGPSYAAPVPIGGVMEGEAVSEVAASNNPDFAKGDIVRIRSGWQTHAISSGKGLAKVDPKLGPISTSVGVLGMPGMTAYTGLLDIGKPQAGETVVVAGASGAVGSAVGQIAKIKGARAVGIAGGKDKCDYVVKELGFDACIDHRDPDLAAKLKDACPKGIDVYFENVGGAVFEAVFPLLNPFARVPVCGLIAHYNDTEAKPPKWAASMMRATLTKRLTFRGFIVSDFAARHGDFLRDMSAWVRDGKVKYKEFVTEGLESAPGAFMGLLKGANFGKQLVRVGQDKA, via the coding sequence ATGTCCCAAGCCAAGCGCATCGTTCTCGCCGCGCGTCCCGTCGGCGAACCCAAGCCGTCTGATTTTCGTCTGGAGGAATTTGCTGTTCCAACGCCAGGGCCGGGCGAGGTCTTGCTGCGCACGATCTGGCTGTCGCTCGATCCCTATATGCGCGGGCGCATGAGCGAAGGGCCCTCCTACGCGGCTCCAGTGCCGATCGGCGGGGTGATGGAAGGCGAGGCGGTCAGCGAGGTTGCGGCGTCCAACAATCCGGATTTCGCCAAAGGCGACATCGTGCGCATCCGTTCCGGCTGGCAGACGCATGCGATCTCCAGCGGCAAGGGCCTGGCCAAGGTTGATCCCAAGCTCGGCCCGATCTCGACGTCGGTCGGCGTGCTCGGCATGCCCGGCATGACCGCCTACACGGGCCTGCTCGACATCGGCAAGCCGCAAGCCGGCGAGACCGTCGTCGTTGCCGGTGCGTCCGGCGCGGTCGGCTCGGCCGTCGGCCAGATCGCGAAGATCAAGGGCGCCCGTGCGGTCGGCATCGCCGGCGGCAAGGACAAGTGCGATTACGTGGTGAAAGAGCTCGGCTTCGACGCCTGTATCGATCATCGCGATCCCGATCTCGCCGCGAAACTGAAGGACGCCTGCCCGAAGGGCATCGACGTCTATTTCGAGAATGTCGGCGGCGCCGTGTTCGAGGCGGTGTTCCCGCTGCTCAACCCGTTCGCCCGCGTGCCGGTCTGCGGCCTGATCGCGCACTACAACGACACCGAGGCCAAGCCGCCGAAATGGGCCGCATCCATGATGCGCGCGACGCTGACCAAGCGGCTGACCTTTCGCGGCTTCATCGTCTCCGACTTCGCAGCCCGCCATGGCGACTTCCTGCGCGACATGTCGGCCTGGGTCCGCGACGGCAAGGTCAAATACAAGGAGTTCGTCACCGAGGGCCTGGAGAGCGCGCCCGGCGCCTTCATGGGGCTGCTGAAGGGCGCCAATTTCGGTAAGCAGCTGGTCCGGGTCGGGCAAGACAAGGCCTAG
- a CDS encoding RsmB/NOP family class I SAM-dependent RNA methyltransferase — MTPAARLSAAIELIDTIEKDRVPAAKALKEWGTAHRFAGSGDRAAIAGLVWDVLRRYASSAFLMDSDTARARLIGMLRLERNMDGATMDALFDGSRFAPAPLTEAEQAALSDRSLEEAPPAIAGDYPEWLDPHLAKVFGEDRAAEAAAMASRAPLDLRVNTLKSNREKALASLAHLHAKPTPWSATGLRIELSADARNPGIQAEELFIKGGIEVQDEGSQLAAQFTAAKPGEQVIDLCAGAGGKTLALAALMQGKGRLIATDRDKRQLAPIYERLSRAGVHNADVRTPKGDADPLADISSTADLVVIDAPCTGTGTWRRNPDAKWRMRPGALEIRLRDQAEVLERAMPLVKAGGRIAYITCSVLSEENGEQVRAFVGRHPEFSVTPPEQTASVLWDKAEAFAEAALRSDEGWLLTPRRTGTDGFFVSVLKKT, encoded by the coding sequence ATGACCCCCGCTGCCCGGCTGTCCGCAGCCATCGAACTCATCGACACCATCGAGAAGGACCGCGTGCCCGCGGCCAAGGCGCTGAAGGAGTGGGGCACCGCGCACCGCTTTGCCGGTTCCGGTGACCGTGCCGCCATCGCCGGCCTGGTCTGGGACGTGCTGCGCCGCTACGCCTCGAGCGCGTTCCTGATGGATTCCGACACCGCGCGTGCCAGGCTGATCGGCATGCTCCGGCTCGAGCGCAACATGGACGGGGCGACGATGGACGCCTTGTTCGACGGTAGCCGCTTTGCGCCGGCGCCGCTGACCGAGGCCGAGCAGGCGGCGCTCAGCGATCGCTCCCTCGAGGAAGCGCCGCCAGCGATCGCCGGCGACTATCCCGAATGGCTGGATCCCCACCTTGCAAAAGTGTTCGGCGAGGACCGCGCCGCCGAGGCGGCCGCGATGGCGAGCCGGGCGCCGCTGGACCTGCGCGTCAACACGCTAAAATCCAATCGCGAGAAGGCGCTGGCGTCGCTTGCTCATCTTCATGCGAAACCGACGCCATGGTCGGCAACGGGTCTGCGCATCGAGCTTTCGGCCGATGCGCGCAATCCCGGCATTCAGGCCGAGGAGCTTTTCATCAAGGGTGGAATCGAGGTCCAGGATGAGGGATCGCAGCTTGCGGCCCAATTCACCGCGGCAAAGCCCGGCGAGCAGGTGATCGACCTCTGCGCCGGCGCGGGCGGCAAGACGCTGGCGCTCGCCGCCCTGATGCAGGGCAAGGGCCGGCTGATCGCGACCGATCGCGACAAGCGCCAGCTCGCGCCGATCTACGAACGGCTGTCGCGCGCCGGCGTCCACAACGCCGATGTCCGCACGCCCAAGGGCGACGCCGATCCGCTGGCCGATATAAGCAGCACGGCCGACCTCGTCGTGATCGATGCGCCCTGCACGGGAACCGGAACATGGCGCCGCAATCCCGACGCCAAATGGCGCATGCGGCCGGGCGCGCTGGAGATCCGCCTGCGTGACCAGGCTGAGGTGCTGGAGCGCGCGATGCCACTGGTGAAGGCCGGCGGCCGCATCGCCTACATCACCTGTTCGGTGCTGTCGGAAGAGAATGGCGAGCAGGTGAGGGCATTCGTCGGCCGCCACCCCGAGTTTTCGGTGACGCCGCCCGAGCAGACCGCAAGTGTGCTCTGGGACAAGGCGGAGGCTTTCGCGGAGGCCGCGCTCCGATCGGACGAGGGCTGGCTATTGACGCCGCGCCGCACGGGAACCGACGGGTTTTTCGTTTCGGTGTTGAAGAAAACGTAG
- a CDS encoding metallophosphoesterase family protein has translation MPEFRLTQISDTHLGRRFPGLVANFHRVCEHIDADRPDLVVNSGDVAFDGPTSREDVVFAKGLHDALPVACRYLPGNHDIGDNPTAIGPAPKPPVSEAHRRQFCDIIGEDHWSFEAAGWRFIGLNSLVMNSGLAFEAEQFDWLASEIAQTNGKPVALFLHKPVFLNLPDDPELPETSIRYVPQPARARLIEMFERVDLRLIASGHVHQRRDFSYRHTRHVWAPSAGFVINDQRQDRIAIKEVGLVEYRFRPDSFEVRHVRAAGQVDVDIEELLAQMGGEH, from the coding sequence ATGCCCGAATTTCGCCTGACGCAGATTTCCGACACGCATCTCGGCCGCCGCTTCCCTGGCCTCGTCGCCAACTTCCATCGCGTTTGCGAGCACATCGACGCCGACAGGCCCGACCTCGTCGTCAACAGCGGCGACGTCGCCTTCGACGGGCCGACCAGCCGCGAGGATGTCGTCTTCGCAAAGGGCCTGCATGACGCGCTGCCCGTCGCGTGCCGCTACCTGCCCGGCAATCACGACATCGGCGACAATCCGACCGCGATCGGGCCGGCGCCGAAGCCGCCGGTCAGCGAAGCGCACCGCCGGCAATTCTGCGATATCATCGGCGAAGACCATTGGTCGTTCGAGGCCGCAGGCTGGCGCTTCATCGGCCTCAACTCACTGGTGATGAATTCAGGGCTCGCCTTCGAGGCAGAACAGTTCGACTGGCTGGCATCCGAGATCGCGCAGACGAACGGCAAACCGGTCGCGCTGTTCCTGCACAAGCCGGTGTTTCTCAACCTGCCCGACGATCCCGAGCTGCCTGAGACCTCGATCCGCTACGTGCCGCAGCCGGCACGGGCGCGGTTGATCGAGATGTTTGAGCGCGTCGATCTGCGTCTCATCGCCAGCGGCCACGTGCACCAGCGGCGCGATTTCAGCTACCGCCACACCCGCCATGTCTGGGCGCCATCGGCCGGCTTCGTCATCAACGACCAGCGCCAGGATCGCATCGCGATCAAAGAGGTCGGCCTGGTCGAGTATCGCTTCCGGCCCGACAGTTTCGAGGTTCGCCACGTCAGGGCCGCAGGCCAGGTCGATGTCGACATCGAAGAGCTCCTCGCCCAGATGGGCGGCGAGCATTGA
- a CDS encoding acriflavin resistance protein, which translates to MTILTSLWTESADGRIGILMSALSGIAMALAVALAMTVYFRLSYRTWRDVARHGLGVLAAVALFAFAAYDMRHAALAYLGLNPSKPAIEFEIRMPREMLTAATDTQIELHTDRNQTLALVDGVRDLSDGRTMLRGAVALNHRTADRVLVVNLPGKGIFEFRLRLPAEPHRSEQFGPWHLADRIASPLAGPVAPQDAYTIRYRVL; encoded by the coding sequence ATGACCATCCTGACCAGCCTTTGGACCGAATCCGCCGACGGCCGGATCGGCATCCTGATGTCGGCGCTATCAGGGATCGCGATGGCGCTCGCGGTCGCGCTGGCGATGACGGTCTATTTCCGCCTGAGCTACCGGACCTGGCGGGACGTTGCCAGACATGGCCTTGGCGTGCTCGCCGCGGTCGCCCTGTTCGCCTTCGCCGCCTACGACATGCGCCATGCTGCGCTGGCCTATCTCGGCCTCAATCCGTCCAAGCCCGCGATCGAGTTTGAGATCCGCATGCCCCGGGAGATGCTGACGGCCGCGACCGACACCCAGATCGAGTTGCACACCGATCGTAACCAGACGCTGGCCTTGGTCGACGGCGTGCGCGACCTCTCCGACGGCCGCACGATGCTGCGCGGCGCGGTCGCGCTCAACCACCGCACCGCGGACCGCGTGCTGGTCGTGAACCTGCCGGGCAAAGGCATTTTCGAGTTCCGTCTCCGACTGCCGGCCGAGCCGCATCGCTCCGAGCAGTTCGGCCCCTGGCACCTCGCCGACCGCATCGCCTCGCCGCTCGCCGGCCCCGTGGCGCCGCAGGACGCCTACACGATCCGCTACCGCGTGCTTTAA